A DNA window from Niabella yanshanensis contains the following coding sequences:
- a CDS encoding DUF3826 domain-containing protein, whose translation MQRLKLHAIGLFAACSLVQPCFCQTGTQKEVAGITQTNATTSRAAEITQKLTTLTESDRSSIQAILNNHFEALQVIFDNRKIAMKKAEGSTTDKELAAARQQTAWNAAVGQLNKAYVNFLGSISRHLGEEQVEELKDLMTEGGLQNEFDRFLVLLPGLKEVHKAQITTYLKEARENAMVAETADVRSDWFIKYRGRANNYLAAAGFDLRKATEDLEARGRVIKK comes from the coding sequence ATGCAACGATTGAAATTACATGCTATAGGTTTATTCGCAGCTTGTTCCTTAGTTCAGCCATGTTTTTGCCAGACAGGAACACAGAAAGAAGTGGCCGGTATAACACAAACCAATGCAACCACCAGCAGGGCAGCTGAAATAACTCAGAAACTAACAACACTTACTGAAAGTGACCGTTCCTCCATACAGGCTATATTGAATAATCATTTCGAGGCGCTTCAGGTCATATTTGACAACCGAAAAATTGCTATGAAAAAAGCTGAAGGGAGTACGACAGATAAAGAACTGGCCGCCGCCAGGCAGCAAACAGCCTGGAATGCAGCAGTCGGCCAATTAAATAAAGCTTACGTGAATTTTTTGGGCAGTATATCCCGGCACCTGGGCGAAGAACAGGTGGAGGAGTTAAAAGATTTGATGACCGAAGGCGGCCTGCAAAATGAGTTTGACAGGTTTTTGGTACTGTTGCCCGGTTTGAAAGAAGTACATAAGGCGCAAATTACAACCTACCTAAAAGAAGCAAGGGAAAATGCTATGGTGGCCGAAACTGCTGATGTGCGTAGTGATTGGTTTATTAAATATAGGGGTCGAGCCAATAATTACCTGGCCGCGGCCGGCTTTGATTTGCGTAAAGCAACTGAAGATCTGGAAGCCAGGGGAAGAGTGATCAAAAAATAA
- a CDS encoding DUF3826 domain-containing protein: protein MSSMSGRITLFISIVFITISGQAQSFDSNYISVVNDRAFKIARELNIGDSTKFYIVRDKIARQYINVRVLDEKLEKQISTIKTKTAQSSLLQTELEAVRNEAGKERKAINAAFVQSLSEQLNSQQIDKVKDGLTFGLFHVTYHVFMDMIPSLKKEEEAYIFNSLIEVRDLAMASGSSKLKETLFEECRAKINSYLTTRGYNLKLERKNWYTKTDALVK, encoded by the coding sequence ATGTCTAGTATGTCAGGGAGGATCACGTTGTTCATATCGATTGTTTTTATTACAATATCAGGCCAGGCACAATCCTTTGATAGCAATTATATAAGTGTTGTTAATGACAGGGCTTTTAAAATTGCCCGGGAATTAAATATTGGAGATTCCACGAAGTTTTATATCGTAAGAGACAAAATTGCACGGCAATATATCAATGTAAGAGTACTGGATGAAAAGCTGGAAAAACAAATAAGTACCATCAAAACAAAGACGGCTCAGTCATCTTTGCTACAAACAGAATTGGAGGCAGTTCGTAATGAAGCAGGGAAGGAACGGAAAGCGATCAATGCTGCATTCGTTCAATCTTTATCAGAACAGCTCAATAGTCAGCAAATTGATAAAGTAAAGGACGGGCTTACATTCGGTTTGTTTCATGTAACCTATCATGTTTTTATGGATATGATCCCGTCTCTTAAAAAAGAAGAAGAGGCGTATATTTTCAATTCGTTAATAGAAGTACGGGATCTGGCAATGGCATCCGGATCCAGCAAGCTAAAAGAAACATTATTTGAAGAGTGCAGGGCAAAAATCAACAGCTATCTTACCACGAGGGGATATAACCTGAAACTAGAACGGAAGAACTGGTACACAAAAACGGATGCACTGGTAAAATAA